A section of the Sedimentisphaera cyanobacteriorum genome encodes:
- the metG gene encoding methionine--tRNA ligase produces MPRNIVVTSALPYANGPIHIGHLVEYIQTDIWVRFQKLSGNRCLYFCADDTHGTPIMLSARKQGIKPEQLIEKVHGEHQDDFSSFGVEFENYYTTHSKENRQLSEDIFLKLKEKGSIETREVEQAYCQSCSMFLPDRFIVGKCPKCGAEEQYGDSCDKCGSTYSPTELTNPRCAICGGEPTTKTSKHYFFRLGDYEKQLKEVLASGHAHPSVLKKLDEWFEAGLRDWDISRDGPYFGFKIPGEENKFFYVWLDAPIGYMASCKNWCEKNGFDFNQVWNSPDWELYHFIGKDIMYFHALFWPAMLMGSENKIADKLFVHGFLTVDGEKMSKSKGTFIKAQTFQKHLNPEYLRYYYACKLSDGVEDIDLSLEDFQSRVNADLIGNLVNLASRSVPMLKKKLGGRLGEMDEEGREMVNEILQAKDSIAQSYETLKFSQAVRQIVNLAGNVNRYFDRQQPWITVKEDKEKTLKTLTAVVNAVNALNIYIKPVVPKLSEKLEKILGCEEQGLEDLGILPEGHEVNKFKRLMNRIEKENIEAMIEESKSEQKNSQDAQQTQQQENQLDEPLAPECSFDDFMKVDLRVAEIKKAEHVEGADKLLHLELDIGGITKNVFAGISKAYKPEELEGRLVVCVANLAPRKMRFGVSEGMVAASGPGGKEVFLLSPDSGAKPGQRVH; encoded by the coding sequence ATGCCCCGAAACATTGTAGTTACATCCGCCCTGCCCTACGCAAACGGGCCTATCCACATCGGACACCTTGTAGAATACATCCAGACGGATATATGGGTGCGTTTCCAGAAGCTCAGCGGGAATCGCTGCCTGTACTTCTGCGCAGACGACACGCACGGAACGCCCATTATGCTCAGCGCACGCAAGCAGGGCATAAAGCCCGAACAGCTCATCGAAAAAGTACACGGCGAACACCAAGATGATTTCAGCTCATTCGGCGTGGAATTCGAGAACTACTACACCACCCACTCCAAGGAAAACAGGCAGCTCAGCGAAGATATCTTCCTCAAGCTCAAAGAGAAAGGCTCTATTGAAACCAGGGAAGTGGAGCAGGCATACTGCCAGAGCTGCTCGATGTTTCTGCCGGACAGATTCATTGTGGGCAAATGCCCGAAATGCGGAGCAGAAGAGCAGTACGGCGATTCCTGCGATAAATGCGGGAGTACATACTCCCCTACCGAGCTGACAAACCCGCGCTGCGCAATCTGCGGGGGCGAGCCGACTACCAAAACCTCCAAGCACTACTTCTTCCGCCTCGGCGATTATGAAAAGCAGCTCAAGGAGGTTCTCGCCTCTGGCCATGCGCATCCATCGGTATTGAAAAAGCTTGATGAATGGTTCGAGGCCGGCCTGCGGGACTGGGACATATCCAGAGACGGGCCTTACTTCGGCTTTAAAATTCCGGGCGAGGAAAACAAATTCTTCTATGTTTGGCTCGATGCCCCGATCGGGTATATGGCCTCCTGCAAGAACTGGTGCGAGAAGAACGGCTTTGATTTCAATCAGGTGTGGAACAGCCCGGACTGGGAGCTCTATCACTTTATCGGCAAGGACATAATGTATTTCCATGCCCTGTTCTGGCCTGCAATGCTGATGGGCAGCGAAAACAAGATTGCAGATAAGCTCTTCGTACACGGTTTTCTCACCGTTGACGGGGAGAAGATGAGCAAGAGCAAAGGCACGTTCATAAAAGCCCAAACATTCCAGAAGCACCTGAACCCTGAGTATTTGAGGTACTACTATGCCTGCAAGCTCAGCGACGGGGTGGAGGATATAGACCTGAGCCTCGAGGATTTCCAGTCCCGCGTGAATGCCGATCTTATCGGGAATCTGGTTAACCTTGCAAGCAGGTCTGTACCGATGCTCAAAAAGAAGCTCGGCGGCAGGCTCGGCGAAATGGACGAAGAAGGCAGGGAGATGGTAAATGAGATACTTCAGGCGAAAGATTCAATCGCTCAGAGCTATGAAACGCTTAAATTTTCTCAGGCGGTAAGGCAGATAGTGAATCTGGCCGGAAACGTAAACAGATATTTCGACAGGCAGCAGCCATGGATTACCGTAAAGGAAGATAAGGAAAAGACGCTCAAAACCCTCACTGCCGTTGTTAATGCGGTTAATGCCCTGAATATTTACATTAAGCCGGTTGTTCCGAAGCTCTCTGAAAAGCTTGAAAAGATTCTCGGCTGCGAGGAGCAGGGACTTGAAGATTTGGGCATACTTCCGGAGGGGCACGAGGTGAATAAATTCAAAAGACTGATGAACAGAATCGAAAAGGAGAATATAGAAGCTATGATTGAAGAATCTAAATCAGAGCAGAAAAACAGCCAAGATGCCCAGCAGACCCAGCAGCAGGAGAATCAGCTCGATGAGCCGCTCGCTCCGGAGTGCAGTTTTGATGATTTTATGAAGGTTGACCTTCGCGTTGCTGAGATTAAAAAGGCAGAGCACGTGGAAGGTGCGGATAAACTGCTCCATCTCGAGCTGGATATAGGCGGAATAACTAAAAACGTATTCGCGGGCATTTCCAAGGCCTACAAGCCCGAAGAACTCGAAGGCAGGCTGGTGGTATGCGTTGCGAATCTCGCACCTCGCAAGATGCGTTTCGGCGTCTCTGAGGGCATGGTAGCGGCCTCGGGGCCGGGCGGGAAAGAAGTATTCCTGCTCAGCCCGGACAGCGGCGCAAAGCCCGGACAGCGGGTGCATTAA
- the ricT gene encoding PSP1 domain-containing protein yields MTDRSHNKHTKRMLVRYGKLGFLGWFSHSEQSLPKTKTKVIIKTERGLELGELVGANSSYVHGNFKGNFNTLQEYFELDHQDYPLAEGGEFVRIATAQDINEAQHVRDSAGEELKICREYVDKLGLKMKIVDFEHIFGGERIVFYFLADGRVDFRELVKQLAQKFQTRIEMRQIGARDEARLISDIETCGQECCCRRYLKILKPVNMRMAKTQKATLDPSKISGHCGRLRCCLRYEDKTYQQLKKELPNRQSWVKTPAGYGRVIDYQILTQILQIQYEDGKMEALPADEVEVLEKMPEEVRIAREAAREKQQQSEQSPRRSDTKAEGKNEREQNCSEKTGGEGEQEEKNRGDSEKQNGNKSQNRKGRKGGKGKSRKAKNWRKNGEKNAQSEGEDETPSETAENE; encoded by the coding sequence ATGACAGATAGATCACACAATAAACATACCAAAAGGATGCTTGTCCGATACGGCAAACTCGGATTTCTCGGATGGTTCAGCCACAGCGAGCAGAGCTTGCCGAAGACAAAAACGAAAGTTATCATAAAGACCGAACGCGGGCTCGAGTTAGGCGAGCTTGTTGGAGCGAACAGCTCATACGTGCACGGGAATTTCAAGGGCAACTTCAACACCCTGCAGGAATACTTCGAACTCGACCATCAGGACTACCCGCTGGCCGAGGGAGGGGAGTTTGTGCGAATCGCAACAGCTCAGGATATAAACGAAGCCCAGCACGTGCGCGACTCGGCCGGCGAGGAGCTCAAGATCTGCCGTGAATACGTTGATAAGCTCGGGTTAAAAATGAAAATCGTGGATTTCGAGCATATCTTCGGAGGCGAGAGAATCGTTTTCTACTTCCTCGCAGACGGACGTGTGGATTTCAGGGAGCTGGTAAAGCAGCTTGCTCAGAAATTCCAGACAAGAATCGAAATGCGCCAGATCGGAGCCAGAGACGAGGCAAGGCTTATCAGCGATATCGAAACCTGCGGACAGGAATGCTGCTGCAGGAGATACCTCAAGATCCTCAAGCCGGTGAATATGCGAATGGCAAAAACCCAGAAAGCAACTCTCGACCCATCCAAAATCAGCGGACACTGCGGAAGGCTGAGGTGCTGCCTGAGATACGAAGACAAGACCTATCAGCAGCTCAAGAAAGAACTGCCCAACAGGCAGAGCTGGGTGAAAACTCCAGCAGGATACGGGAGAGTGATAGATTATCAAATCCTTACTCAGATTTTGCAGATTCAGTATGAAGACGGGAAGATGGAAGCTCTGCCCGCTGATGAGGTGGAGGTGCTTGAGAAGATGCCCGAAGAGGTTCGTATTGCAAGGGAGGCTGCAAGAGAAAAACAGCAGCAGTCTGAGCAAAGTCCCCGCCGAAGCGATACAAAAGCCGAAGGGAAAAACGAACGTGAGCAGAACTGCTCGGAAAAGACCGGCGGCGAAGGAGAGCAGGAAGAAAAAAACCGAGGCGATTCAGAAAAGCAAAACGGGAATAAATCCCAAAACCGAAAAGGCAGAAAAGGCGGAAAAGGCAAAAGCAGGAAGGCAAAGAACTGGCGTAAAAACGGCGAGAAGAACGCCCAGTCTGAAGGGGAGGATGAAACACCTTCTGAGACTGCCGAGAACGAATGA
- a CDS encoding DNA polymerase III subunit, whose translation MSLRDIHSQNHIITAFEDSLNAGRVGQSFIFAGQDGVGRFKCAGEIAKLLLCESPEKSEQNGRPFQDSCGKCRSCRLFESGSHPDFKHIYKELNKYSEIPEIRKKSPSEFLISVVREFFVDKAGKKPQLAHKTVFVLSESEKLNQSAQNAILKTLEEPPPHCIIILICTRTDRLLETILSRCQVYNFAPVDREIIAGELEGRGIDRQEAVFWSGFTSGSLGRSIELSSLEAECYSIKKELLEKLESFTLADAVELAEWLGGRSGEIAGALGKTSGAEGKAGLKRQAQTITLNMIMSAAADAMKLAAGSRDLINHDQPEVITSLSEKFDPYQASRLVEDINSSISMIYSYVNEKLIFEDILINFARTKE comes from the coding sequence TTGAGTTTAAGAGATATACACAGCCAGAATCATATAATCACCGCCTTTGAAGACAGTCTCAATGCCGGCAGGGTCGGGCAGTCTTTTATCTTCGCCGGCCAAGACGGGGTTGGGCGGTTCAAATGCGCAGGCGAGATCGCAAAACTGCTTCTTTGCGAGAGCCCCGAGAAATCAGAGCAGAACGGCAGGCCTTTTCAGGACAGCTGCGGGAAGTGCAGAAGCTGCAGGCTTTTCGAATCGGGCAGCCATCCGGACTTCAAACACATATACAAGGAGCTGAACAAATATTCTGAGATTCCGGAAATAAGGAAAAAATCCCCGAGCGAGTTTCTAATCAGCGTAGTACGTGAATTCTTCGTTGACAAGGCAGGCAAAAAACCTCAGCTGGCGCATAAAACGGTGTTTGTGCTGAGCGAGTCTGAAAAACTCAACCAAAGCGCCCAGAACGCCATCCTGAAAACACTTGAAGAGCCCCCGCCCCACTGCATCATAATCCTTATCTGCACCAGAACAGACCGCCTGCTTGAAACGATACTCTCCCGCTGCCAAGTGTACAACTTCGCCCCCGTGGATAGAGAGATAATCGCCGGCGAGCTTGAAGGCAGGGGAATAGACAGGCAGGAAGCAGTTTTCTGGTCTGGATTCACCTCCGGAAGTCTCGGAAGGAGTATTGAACTGAGCAGCCTCGAGGCAGAATGCTATTCAATCAAGAAAGAATTGCTCGAGAAGCTCGAATCCTTTACCCTTGCAGACGCTGTGGAGCTGGCTGAATGGCTTGGGGGGCGTTCGGGAGAAATAGCCGGCGCTCTTGGGAAAACCAGCGGCGCAGAAGGGAAGGCAGGCCTAAAACGGCAGGCACAGACTATAACTCTCAATATGATTATGTCCGCAGCTGCAGATGCGATGAAGCTGGCAGCGGGCAGCAGGGATCTGATAAATCACGACCAGCCTGAAGTGATTACATCTCTGAGCGAAAAATTCGACCCCTATCAGGCCTCAAGGCTCGTTGAAGATATCAACTCGAGCATCTCGATGATATATTCCTATGTCAATGAAAAATTGATTTTTGAGGATATTCTGATAAACTTCGCCCGAACAAAAGAATGA
- a CDS encoding glycine--tRNA ligase produces the protein MMAKLNKLEDIVSLCKRRGFIFQSSEIYGGLASCYDYGPLGSELKRNVRNAWWKSTVQMRDDVVGLDSSILMHPMVWKSSGHADKFADLITECRKCHTRTRIDHLLNQEGKKAEDIGQDPRIISDKVCPNCGAVGEFTEPMAFKLMFETQMGANADDNMAVYLRPETAQGIFANFRNVLDSTRVKVPFGIAQIGKSFRNEVTTKAFIFRTREFEQAELEFFCEPGTDEQWYEFWKEKRFNWYVEYGINKDNLRMRDHDSDELAHYAKACIDVEYRFPFGSGDWQELEGVANRTDYDLRRHQQGMRSMNNFIESGRDLAKVELKDEQPDYHKGPLSFFDEQKKQRYIPYVIEPSAGVDRSTLAFLVDAYDEEEVKGETRNLLRFHPDIAPIKAAVFPLVKKEGMPEIAHNIVDSLRAHWNVFYDQKGAIGRRYRRQDEAGTPFCITVDGQVKEDGTVTVRDRDTMAQERVHQDKLSAYLFEKMSCWGKQ, from the coding sequence ATAATGGCAAAACTTAACAAACTTGAAGACATTGTATCTCTGTGCAAAAGACGCGGATTCATATTCCAGTCCAGCGAAATCTACGGCGGACTGGCCAGCTGCTATGATTACGGCCCTCTGGGCAGCGAGCTCAAGCGTAACGTCCGCAATGCGTGGTGGAAAAGCACAGTCCAGATGCGTGATGATGTTGTCGGCTTAGACAGCAGCATACTGATGCATCCGATGGTGTGGAAATCATCCGGCCATGCAGACAAGTTCGCCGATCTGATTACAGAATGCAGGAAATGCCATACCAGAACCCGAATAGACCACCTTCTCAACCAAGAGGGGAAAAAGGCCGAGGATATCGGGCAGGACCCCAGAATCATCTCAGACAAGGTATGCCCAAACTGCGGTGCAGTTGGCGAGTTTACCGAGCCGATGGCCTTCAAGCTTATGTTCGAAACTCAGATGGGTGCAAACGCCGATGACAATATGGCCGTATATCTTCGTCCTGAGACAGCTCAGGGGATCTTTGCGAATTTCCGCAACGTGTTAGACAGCACGAGGGTGAAAGTCCCGTTCGGGATCGCGCAGATCGGCAAGAGCTTCAGGAACGAGGTTACAACGAAGGCCTTTATCTTCAGGACTCGCGAGTTTGAGCAGGCCGAGCTGGAATTCTTCTGCGAGCCGGGTACAGACGAGCAGTGGTACGAATTCTGGAAAGAGAAACGTTTCAACTGGTATGTAGAATACGGTATTAACAAAGACAATCTGCGAATGCGCGACCACGATTCAGACGAGCTCGCCCATTACGCAAAGGCCTGTATCGACGTTGAATACCGCTTCCCCTTCGGCAGCGGCGACTGGCAGGAGCTCGAAGGCGTTGCAAACCGCACCGACTACGACCTCCGCAGGCACCAGCAGGGTATGCGTAGTATGAATAATTTCATCGAGTCCGGCAGAGACCTTGCCAAGGTGGAGCTGAAGGACGAGCAGCCGGACTACCACAAAGGCCCGCTCTCATTCTTCGATGAGCAGAAAAAGCAAAGATACATCCCCTATGTAATCGAGCCCAGCGCAGGGGTGGACAGAAGCACCCTTGCCTTCCTCGTGGATGCATACGACGAAGAAGAGGTGAAAGGCGAAACACGCAATCTCCTTCGTTTTCATCCGGACATTGCCCCGATAAAGGCAGCGGTATTTCCGCTGGTGAAGAAGGAGGGAATGCCCGAGATTGCCCACAATATCGTTGACAGCCTCCGAGCACACTGGAACGTTTTCTACGACCAGAAGGGGGCAATCGGCAGGCGATACCGCCGGCAGGACGAAGCCGGCACCCCATTCTGCATTACCGTTGACGGGCAGGTGAAAGAAGACGGCACTGTAACCGTTAGAGACC